From Anaerobacillus alkaliphilus, the proteins below share one genomic window:
- a CDS encoding ABC transporter substrate-binding protein: MKNKLVLIIVTSIVLIFTGYTLSFFSVIFTDSNDENANENLEVTQIELTFWRANGTNLENRAYSELISNFEKAHPNIKIKMELIPYGNYELKLRTEIAAGNPPDIMAIDSPNLALYVNSGSLLSIDEKMRQEGNIIDIPATTLNGMIFNNEIYLAPIVESGLALFYSMQLFRDADLPFPPNDPYQPMTWEEVLEIAKKINQPENGVYGIDPAQGFADGEAPAYFKLPILWQFGAEVLNSEATTADGFLNSNEALAALQFYQDLYHKYQVAPIESLPNPLVNGKVGMTVLGSWYLEDLKRNFPDFKLGEDFGIAPLPIGKNQVAPNGGWALGISSKTKYPEEAWQFIHYLTNVDGAKKYVEITGDLPARYSVANQFPELNEYPKNIFVIQAQNFAKNRPITPVYPVVSEAIKTLFEDVGIGKKDVKISADEAVEKINASLNDISR; the protein is encoded by the coding sequence ATGAAAAATAAGCTTGTTTTGATCATAGTTACCTCCATTGTACTTATTTTCACAGGATATACATTGTCTTTTTTCTCAGTCATTTTCACCGATTCGAATGACGAAAATGCAAATGAAAATCTAGAAGTAACTCAAATAGAGTTAACCTTTTGGAGAGCTAATGGGACGAATTTAGAAAATCGTGCCTACAGTGAGCTGATCTCGAACTTTGAAAAAGCGCATCCTAATATTAAAATTAAGATGGAATTAATTCCTTATGGTAATTATGAATTGAAATTAAGAACGGAAATTGCTGCTGGTAATCCCCCTGATATTATGGCTATCGATAGTCCAAACTTGGCTTTGTATGTAAATTCAGGATCGCTTTTATCCATTGACGAAAAGATGAGACAAGAAGGGAATATTATAGATATACCAGCAACAACTCTTAATGGTATGATCTTTAATAATGAGATTTATTTAGCCCCAATTGTAGAATCTGGTTTAGCGCTTTTTTACAGTATGCAATTATTCAGAGATGCGGATCTGCCATTTCCACCAAACGATCCATATCAACCGATGACCTGGGAGGAAGTCTTAGAGATTGCTAAGAAAATTAATCAACCAGAGAATGGCGTATATGGAATTGACCCAGCACAAGGTTTTGCTGATGGAGAAGCACCAGCTTATTTTAAATTACCGATCCTTTGGCAATTTGGGGCTGAAGTGTTAAATTCGGAGGCAACTACTGCAGACGGATTTTTAAATTCCAATGAGGCATTGGCAGCATTACAATTTTATCAAGATTTATATCACAAATATCAAGTTGCACCGATTGAATCACTTCCAAATCCATTAGTAAATGGAAAAGTTGGTATGACAGTTCTAGGTTCTTGGTATTTAGAAGACTTAAAAAGGAACTTTCCTGACTTTAAATTAGGCGAGGATTTTGGAATTGCCCCTTTACCGATTGGTAAAAATCAAGTTGCACCAAATGGGGGCTGGGCGCTCGGAATATCCTCAAAAACAAAATATCCTGAAGAAGCGTGGCAATTTATTCACTATTTGACGAATGTTGATGGAGCTAAGAAGTATGTGGAAATTACTGGGGATTTACCTGCTAGATACTCAGTAGCTAATCAATTTCCTGAACTGAATGAATACCCTAAAAATATCTTTGTGATCCAAGCTCAAAACTTTGCGAAAAACCGCCCGATTACTCCGGTCTATCCTGTCGTCAGTGAGGCAATTAAGACACTGTTTGAAGATGTTGGGATAGGTAAAAAAGATGTTAAAATCTCTGCAGATGAAGCAGTAGAAAAAATTAATGCTAGCTTAAATGATATTAGCAGATAA